agaaaattaaatataaagatAAAATTTGTAAGAATGTtaagttctttcattgattgaggGATGGGACAATTTTGTTATATATGATGGTtactaaatttgaaaaaataatttcttaaccATCATATATAAGAACCATCCTACAATTATCTTTGTGTTGATTATTTGTTGTCAATATTGATGATTTTATCAAGAAACTTCAAGGCTATCGTCAATAACTTCATATTGTGTTATGGATGACTTCATTGGTAAATTGTCAATTTCCTTCAAGTTATTGATAATTTTGTCCATAGGATGTGAttgtttaattgaaaatttcatgataaaagaaatatttttttatgaaaatcattttcaaggaaagTTGTTAGTTGTAATTTGTTTAGTAATTTAAGggaaattatttcctttttattgaaaagaaagtcatTTTCCCCTATTAGGATTGTTGTTTTCAAtacatggaaaatgttttctttatattttctatatattgatTAGTTTTCGGTCAAATATCAAGAGAATGATTTTCCGAGAACTATTTTCCTTGAAACAAATAGACCTATGATTTATCAAAATCTGCTTTGACCAACTAAATCTATCACTTGTCAAAAGTAACCAAGAgttggtctttttttttatgtaaacaGTATGATATATTTTCTAAAGAAATATAAGAGTCGCGTATCATATTCTAGAGTTTTTCAATGTAGGATGGATCAAGACCATTAAGAAGACCGGTAAGCCTTGAAGCTTTTGAAATACTAGGGGTGGGCAATATGGGAAAGTACACTGTTATGGATAATTCTTATAATTAATGTTCGAAGTGTAGACGAGGAGATAAGACTTCCATTGTTAGATTAAGAAAAGATCTACCATTGTaaataaatttctctttttatgaTCCTTTGGAAGAAATCTCTAAAGCCGCATGGataaagagagagacagactaccaaactgattttttttttgtttatattattttttaaatgtttcacCCTCGCCTCttctcctcttttgttttttcccttacAGCCCACGATTATCGCCCTGGAGCCAGACTAAACTAATCAGTTCTGATTCGGAAATTGTACTAAATTGCTCCCTCCGATGCAAATGTCGAGGTGGGGCCGGATTGAAGTGAGAACCTATCGCCCCTACCCACGATCGCACGCTTAAAAGTCAAATTCCAAGGACTTGGTCAACATCCCCCAtaattcttcttcctccaccaaGACCAGGCCTGAAGGGTCCTcaaccatggttaggttaaaCTTAACCTAGGCCAGTTAAAGCTCCACCGCGTTGACCTATCCTCCTTCTTTATCTACCTTGCAAGCTTCCCATAAAGCCATTCATTCGTTCACAGACTCATCCagaactaggggtgagcagtggtctagggtcgaccctggacccCCCCTGACTGCCAACCAGCCTGCCGGTCACAGTCCGGTTCCCGGGGATTGGGTCGGTCATTGGTCTTGAAATTCCGGGACCAACACATTTGTGCGGAGTTGGTCCTCGTCCCTAAGAGTTTTGGATCGATCCAAACCTAGACCaacccgtatattatattatattatattatattatattatttataattctcttatatattcaaacctaagtaaaatgtttgttatattatattatattgaaatgttctatcaatagtactaatagtaatttcaatttaaaacttttgttgagtattaattaagtgtcatttgttttgttttaagtgtttagaagttcaagtgaattaacaagatgtgaagttatatatttatggtttatattaagtattttgaactttttatggtttaattgtattttactaatgaatttcagttgcactttgcttttcaatttgtgtcaaatggtagaagtttttgaagagtagaatAGTACTACGATTCtttacggtgatttgctagtcaagtggtgtgaagctcattttttttggttgagtggactctacatgatcaaatgcaggaaaacgcttaatattaaagatagatgattacaagaactttccatcttgtcccatatctcgatgagcggttagcaagtacgaaatttctattattgtgtcatcttaaatttgctaaatatgtattggtgtttatagtttagttgcacaatgttgcattattgatggatgtgtaatttgaatttgtaagtttgtttttttagggagtataaaaaataagacaaaaaaattatcgatcggtcccggtTGACCACAggccggaccgaacccattgggtcggtccggtccttggtcccagacTCAAtaggtcggtcctcggtcctaaaaattgaggaccgacactgtacgagttggtcctagggttaggaggtggcccggaccaacccagACCATGCTCACTCCTATCCAGAACATCACCCCcccctctgtctctctgtctctctgtctctctctctccaccacgATCTCCACCTCCACCATGGAGTACAGGAACCTCGATCTGACCGTCATCTCCGCCAGGGACCTCAAGGACGTGAACCTCATCTCCAAGATGGACGTCTACGTCGTCATCTCCCTCGAGGGCGACCACCGCGGCCCCGTAAGTCCAAGTCCCCCGCCAACCGCGACGGTGGCCGCAACCCGATGTCTGGAACTTCCCCGTCAAGCTCTACGTCGACGAGCCCTCCACCAGCCGAGAACCGCCTCACCCTCCGCTTCAAGCTCCGCTGCGACCGCGCCCTCGGCGACAAGGACGTCGGCGAGGTCGTCGTCCCCGTCAAGGAGCTCCTCGACTCCCCCGCCCCCGCCCACGCCGACGGCAAGGCCTCCTGGGCGACGTCGCAGCCGCCCACCGTGACCTACCAGGTGCGCAAGCCGTCCGGGAAGCCCAAGGGGGAGCTCCACTTCTCTTACTAATTCAGCGACAagctcaccgccgccgccgggctACGGGTATTACCCGAACCAGTAGGCGCAAGAGGCTCGGAAGAAGAACAAGTTCGGGTTGGGATTAGGGGCCGGGTTGGCGGGAGGGCTGCTCGGCGGGCTGCTGATCGGAGACATGGTGTCCGATGCGGGCGGCTACGACGGCGGCTGCGACGGCGGATTTGGCGATGTGGATGGAGTTTAAATTTCGCCAAACTTTTTCGAtgtagatttttcatttttatttttattttttgtagatCTAGCTTGCCTGATGTGCATGTATGTTGGTTGTTGACAATTCCAAGGTATGTGAGtgttccgatttttttttttttgtatgtcaCTGTtccaaaaaattctcaattacAAATTACGGGACTTGGACTCAAATATCATTTCCTAATCACTAGATAATAATTTTAGTAttgcttataataatagtttAGATTGTTTCCTATTAGATTTTACAATCATGAATTACAATATTATGAGAAGGTGGTCTCGATTGGTTCGTTGTATAGTTGTTATCAAGAAATTTATAAGCACAAGAAATttcttacaaaaaaattattattatattatattctcCTAAGCGATGTGACATTGACAACgacaaaaataggaaaaagaagcCATGAGCCGGTGGATATTCGTCGCTTGAATCTCTTGATTCCTTCTTTGGTGTGACTTTTGTATGGCTGCCCTGTGCCCCCCATGGGTTATCTCGAGAATCTGAAGAATCGCACCAAGTCCGGTTTGGTCGAAGAAGTGGATACACGGGAATTGGGAAAATTACTCGTAAAGCCCTGAATATTTTGTACGGCAGTAAATTCAGTTTTAATGTTTtagatttggtcaatttagtcctaatttttttacaatttatcaatataattattacgtcaattttaaaattgccAATTTGGCCATCTAGTCATCTCTAGCCATCGTCTTCGGTACAACTAATACCGACAATGatgattttttctctctctctcccccagcAAAGTTAGAacgtcaaaaagaaaaaagaataaaaaaattcatataaatttttaaaatttgcaaataaCTTCCACATCAATATCGATGATGTCACATAGGACGTACGGTATCCATATCAGCGATTCCCAATCAAAATCGGttagaatgattatattgataaatcgttaaaaggtttatatATGTCataagttatcatttttaaaatcaatttgattcaaattcacaaataaataaataataaaaagagtttagaatgaatttacattaaaaatattaatatatcatTTCTTAATATTAttctttgttttaatttaacaaattcaactctattccaataatccataaaacttggaggaaaaaaatcaacctCATGTGTGACTAAATTACATGTTGGAATACCGATCTTCTAGACTCTAGTGtcgaaaaatggagaaaaagttgATCATGTGTTGAATTTTCTAATACATGTTGATCGAGTGCCGAAACATGTCTAAGTATCTGACAAGACACGAAGGCTTCTGGAGAGTACCGATGCTTCATAGCTTATCAATCACTCCAGGAGTGTTGGCGATGGTGCCAGGCATTGCACAAAGTCATAAGTAGGAGACGATAAGCAGATCATTTCTTTACCTCGATCAATCTTTGAGAAACTTTACAACATCCTCTGAAAAATGTGCAGCACAGTATCTAAAGatgtcaaaagcaaaatatttgccTACTGCGCGCGACTCCACATATCTTTATAGTTGCCTTACATCACGATTGGAACCTCTGCATTGAACACTATTGActattttagaataattttagCCCCTTCCCTGGGGTGGGGGACATTGACATATCTTTTTCTAGGGAAAAGAATAATGGGGAAAATATGAACATCTATatcttaaaaatgaataaaaaaaaggtaaaaaaagtaaagaaaataatcaGCTAAAAGTTGACTCAAACCAAGGCGATGTTAATTCAAAAACGAAAAATGTTACAGCGCCAACTGCTGCAGCCTTGATGGTAGAAGGGACTATGCCCTTATAAAGACCTGACCAACCCTCCAACCGTGGGATTCGGTTTAGAGCATCAAACATATTCCGGTAAGTACTTGGCTCGACTCGCGCCCCATATCTCGGATGCCTTGGAAGTCCCTCAATCTGCAAGCCAgttgaaaaaaattagagactGATGTCTAATAGCATGAAGTATGCCTGGACTGCCAAGCATTACTATATTTTTCCATAATGAAAATGTCATAATCCAAGTAATCTGGTGCCAGTCAAATGATTCCAGGGTCAAACATTCCAAACAAAGCCCTTAGCCGCTAATTGGGTATATCTATCGAGAGATCTCAAGGCTAACTGGAACTAAAGTATGCTGAATGCTAAAGTTTTGGCAGTTCTAAGAAGATATATACCTGGAATCTCTTCTTGACAACATCCAGAGGATGACAGAAAAGTTTGGCACATGTCCCAGCAGCAAACCCAcaaagaaaaagctgaaaaCTCAAAGGGCTATCGTCCTCGCTCTGTAAGCCTGTTTTGGAGGATCTGTTATGGTTCCAAACCTAcacatggaagaagaaaactcattACACATACTGAACTTACACAGCCAAAAGAACGGAGAGAACATCCAATTAGCTCCCCCAATATTTTGGAACATGGCACTCCTAACTCCCAAGTAACTGACATTAAATACTTCTACAAACAACCAACAACCAGCATTAATGTAACTAAAATCagcataaagaaaagaaaggaaagctaATAAGAGCTAAATACCACTACTCCTCTGGGTCTCAAAGACAAAAGTGAAAACAACCCCCACCCGaacaaagtgaagaaaaagaaaaaaagaatcgcTTAATACATGGAAAATGCATTATATCCAATGCGAGTATAATGCCTTGATACTAATGTAGATTATTTTCTGAgcattaaaaattgttttaacaGAATAGTCTCCTACAATGGGAGattatgaaaaaatagaaaacaatgtCCATACCACTGTCCAGCGCTTAAATGTATCATATATGCCAAACTGCAGGCCAGTATATGGAACAATCTCGATAAGTGTTGGAGTTAATCCAGCATACAATCCTCGAAACCCACGAGTTCTGAATATATCCAGAAGTGCAGATCTCATGTTCGGGTATACCTACATGCATAGAACCACATGTCAAAGCCACCAATTACCCACTAAAGCCTCAGATCTTTGTAAAATATGaccaaaattcacaaaaaacaGGAACCCTTTTACATGGGTATCCACATACAGGCAGTAGCTATGCAATAGCGATTGATTtccatgacaaattttagagaAGAGAACCAACAACTTCTCATGAGAAACAGTGCATGTAGAAGTTCAAACTACACAAAGAGAGGTCACAGCACTGTCCTTGTTTATTAATCAGTGTAGACCATTACTTTTCACATGATCCCTAGCGGGAATTCACCACCAATCTTCAGATGTTTCTCAATCACGCACCCAGCATCTTTCTCCAGGATGAATACTATCATTTATGTCAGGtcttccaaagaaaaataaaagaatgtgaAGAAGTAACTACTGCCAGCATTGAGAAATGATTTCTGCTCTCTATGATAATAATTCAACCATTTCCTAAACAAACAGGTATACATGTAAACTATATTTCTTGCCGACTTAAAAAAATGCTAACAGAAACAGAATGTTCTATGCCCTATCCTATAAGAGAAGCTCTACCTTAGGTTCACCCTGTGAAGCTAATATTGTTCTTAGGAGATCGAACGGATACGAACCAACTGTAGCTGCACAACCAGCCAATGCCCCACTGACAAACGACAAATAGGGACTCAAATGCACTTGATCCTCTGCATCACAAAAGCAGATTACGTTTTAGAGAGACAAGACATACAGGAAAAGCAAAAGCTCGCACAATGGGACAAACAAAAATACTATATTATACTGGCACATCGTTATGCAGGATTTAATATATCTACATGTATACACGTAATCATTAATTTTAAGCCATATATCAACCAGGGCATTTTGGCTAGGTTCAAAAATCATGGAATTGACTCAATATCAGGAATTGCAAAAATGTTCTGATAGTCAGTAGTTAACTGTAACGTACCTGCCTTTGAGGAACCAGCTGCAATAGTTTTCAGTTTTTGCAAGACTGTAAACTGTATCGCTGTATGTGGCACAGTCATTAGTAAAGCTGGGACATTGCCACGCCAGAAACCCTATTACACAGGCTATTAGATgaggaaaaacgaaaaaggaaTGTTCCACACATCACACTAGTAAGTCATTTCAGAGGGCATATAGCCTCTTCAAGAACTTAACATAAAGTCAGAAGACCGAAGAATGTAAGGGCTTCACAATCTATCTACTTTTTCTACAAACC
This region of Eucalyptus grandis isolate ANBG69807.140 chromosome 8, ASM1654582v1, whole genome shotgun sequence genomic DNA includes:
- the LOC104415124 gene encoding mitochondrial thiamine diphosphate carrier 2 isoform X1 → MEEPGQVKHALMDLAAGAIAGAVSRTVTSPLDVIKIRFQVQLEPTSTWALVGSNLPTRSKYTGVLQATKDIFREEGLPGFWRGNVPALLMTVPHTAIQFTVLQKLKTIAAGSSKAEDQVHLSPYLSFVSGALAGCAATVGSYPFDLLRTILASQGEPKVYPNMRSALLDIFRTRGFRGLYAGLTPTLIEIVPYTGLQFGIYDTFKRWTVVWNHNRSSKTGLQSEDDSPLSFQLFLCGFAAGTCAKLFCHPLDVVKKRFQIEGLPRHPRYGARVEPSTYRNMFDALNRIPRLEGWSGLYKGIVPSTIKAAAVGAVTFFVFELTSPWFESTFS
- the LOC104415124 gene encoding mitochondrial thiamine diphosphate carrier 2 isoform X2; amino-acid sequence: MEEPGQVKHALMDLAAGAIAGAVSRTVTSPLDVIKIRFQVQLEPTSTWALVGSNLPTRSKYTGVLQATKDIFREEGLPGFWRGNVPALLMTVPHTAIQFTVLQKLKTIAAGSSKAEDQVHLSPYLSFVSGALAGCAATVGSYPFDLLRTILASQGEPKVWNHNRSSKTGLQSEDDSPLSFQLFLCGFAAGTCAKLFCHPLDVVKKRFQIEGLPRHPRYGARVEPSTYRNMFDALNRIPRLEGWSGLYKGIVPSTIKAAAVGAVTFFVFELTSPWFESTFS